In Deltaproteobacteria bacterium, a genomic segment contains:
- a CDS encoding four-carbon acid sugar kinase family protein, whose amino-acid sequence MKQRCLVVADDLTGAVDCGARFARRGLGTLMVLPKRPIGRGLSSYGGRDVLVLSTNSRGLGPEEASNAVRGSLGGYDQEAFPVVYKKIDSTLRGNIGIEIDATLEATGTATGFVAPSYPEMGRRVVGGVVIVGEKPLSLTEAARDPVSPVKESYVQRIVEQQSLRRVALIDLPRVAAGPAQLLRSVEEERKKGGEIMVFDAFSREDLANIAGVAFAMEVKPLLVGSAGLAGEVAGKMAGPGSQEAPLFCPADTDRFSHVLIISGTMSAVTRRQLGSAARGRGMETFRLTRSQILGNRADREESLRDLSVRVGKSLRKGDAVVETCPERLVPEDSKRASVCLEIAGLLGRVTSAALEESGLTGGELALFVIGGDTTMGVFDALRIEGLEIEGEVLEGIGIGRLVGGDWEGLTVVTKAGAFGGEQAIGRVLGILKGESRRVSVQ is encoded by the coding sequence ATGAAACAGAGGTGTCTGGTTGTGGCGGACGATCTGACAGGGGCCGTCGATTGCGGCGCACGGTTTGCCAGGAGAGGACTCGGCACTCTCATGGTCCTTCCGAAACGGCCGATAGGCAGGGGACTCTCCTCTTACGGGGGAAGGGACGTCCTCGTTCTGAGCACGAACTCCAGGGGACTCGGACCTGAGGAGGCATCGAATGCGGTACGCGGCTCCCTTGGAGGGTACGACCAAGAGGCCTTTCCCGTCGTCTATAAGAAGATCGACTCCACACTCAGGGGAAACATCGGTATCGAAATCGACGCTACTCTGGAGGCGACCGGGACCGCCACGGGTTTCGTGGCCCCTTCCTATCCTGAGATGGGCAGAAGGGTCGTCGGCGGCGTCGTGATCGTTGGCGAGAAACCCCTCTCTCTCACAGAGGCCGCAAGGGATCCCGTCTCTCCTGTGAAGGAGTCATACGTTCAGAGGATCGTCGAGCAACAGTCCTTAAGGAGAGTGGCATTGATCGATCTTCCCAGGGTGGCTGCCGGGCCTGCTCAATTGCTGAGATCTGTGGAAGAGGAGCGGAAAAAAGGGGGAGAGATCATGGTTTTCGACGCCTTCAGCCGGGAGGATCTGGCCAACATCGCCGGTGTCGCTTTCGCCATGGAGGTGAAGCCCCTGCTCGTCGGCTCGGCAGGATTGGCGGGGGAAGTGGCCGGGAAGATGGCCGGGCCGGGGTCGCAGGAGGCACCTCTGTTCTGTCCGGCAGATACGGATCGCTTCAGTCATGTGCTCATCATCAGCGGCACGATGTCCGCCGTAACCCGGAGACAGCTCGGTAGTGCTGCCCGGGGGAGAGGGATGGAGACCTTCAGGTTGACTCGATCCCAGATTCTGGGCAACAGGGCGGATCGAGAGGAGTCGCTGCGGGACCTCTCGGTCAGGGTCGGAAAGAGCCTCAGAAAGGGGGATGCAGTGGTTGAAACCTGTCCAGAGCGGCTGGTGCCCGAGGATTCGAAAAGAGCCTCTGTCTGCCTCGAGATTGCCGGTCTCCTCGGCCGGGTAACCTCGGCTGCTCTTGAAGAGTCGGGACTCACGGGAGGTGAGTTGGCCCTCTTCGTCATCGGCGGCGACACGACCATGGGAGTATTTGATGCCCTGAGGATCGAGGGTTTGGAAATCGAGGGGGAAGTCCTGGAGGGTATCGGAATCGGCCGTCTGGTTGGCGGAGATTGGGAGGGCCTGACGGTCGTCACAAAGGCAGGGGCTTTTGGAGGAGAGCAGGCCATAGGGAGGGTTCTGGGGATTCTGAAGGGGGAATCCAGAAGGGTATCCGTACAATGA